Part of the Methanophagales archaeon genome, GATTATGCCAAAGAATGAAAAGTTGCTTTTTGTTAACTTCAAAATGTGAAAAAGAGACGATGGACTATAGACGATAGATAAGGTCTTACGGAAGTGCTTATGACCCCTAGATACTGTGAGATTTGTCAATACCTATATATCCCTACATATTCCTTAAAAGGCTCTTTTGTTTTATAAATGGCATAGGCTATAAGTGCCAATTTCCTTGCTACAGCAATTAAAGCTACCTTCCTGGGTTTACCCCTGTCTATCAGTCGTTTATAAAAAAATTTCATCCTTAAGTTTGTTCTAACCGCATTTAAGGCCGCCATATAAAGCATGGAGCGCATCATTCCGTTTCCTTGCTTACTTATTTGTCCCCGACTATAAACACTTGTGCCTGATTGCCTCGTTTTTACATCAAAACCCAAAAGTGCCGTTACTTGCTGTCTATTTTCTACTTGATACCGTTTAAATAGTATCAATAGACAAATGGCATTGTTTATACCTATGCCCTTTATTGAGCATAGGTTTGAAAGGTCTTCTTGAGTATCTTCTGCTTCCGCTATGATTTGTTCCATCTTTTCCATAAGTCTTTTTTCTTCTGCTCTTAGTTCTAAATATCTTTCTTGCATCCTTTTCATTAAATCCCTGGGAGCAAAGGGATTTCTTTCTAAAGCATCAAGGTGATTACTTAGAGCCACCCTTTGTTTGATGAGAAATTTATAGCTACTAAAATAGGCATAAATCTTCTCAAGTGTCTCATCTATCTGGGGCACTTTTATTTGCTCTTTACTGATTAAGTCCTTAAAGCAATAAATAGTTCTGGCATCAATTTTATCGGTTTTAGACCTTTGCCCCAAGACCTTGGCCAAATTAGGTGTCTTTTTGGGATTTAAAATATAAGCCTTAATGTGTTTTGTATTACAAAAGGCCTTTAGAAAATAACTATAAATGCCTGTGGCTTCAAAGATAAGTACAATTCTTTTTAAGTCTTTGTATTTACGCCTTAAAAGCCGTTTAAATTCCTCTAGGTCTAAATCATTTTTTACTGAAAACTCCTCTTTGCCATCAAAACAGCTTAATTTTTCCTTTGACACATCAATGCCTATGAAGTATAATTTTTTCATAAGATACCTCCTATGTGATATTTTAAATGGTGAGGAGGAACTCCCTTGAGTTTAACCTCGTAGCAATGCAAACTGGCTTTGCCGTTTCTGCTACTGTTCAAACTTGAGGGAGGAACGGCCAATCTAGGGGACGAACTATCTGAGAAATAAACAGCTGTTCCAGGGGAGCATTGGCTCTATTCCTCCTCACTTCTTTCATCATCTCACTGTATAATATATGGTTTATTTTTCAAAACGTTTCCCCTATATATAA contains:
- a CDS encoding IS110 family transposase; amino-acid sequence: MKKLYFIGIDVSKEKLSCFDGKEEFSVKNDLDLEEFKRLLRRKYKDLKRIVLIFEATGIYSYFLKAFCNTKHIKAYILNPKKTPNLAKVLGQRSKTDKIDARTIYCFKDLISKEQIKVPQIDETLEKIYAYFSSYKFLIKQRVALSNHLDALERNPFAPRDLMKRMQERYLELRAEEKRLMEKMEQIIAEAEDTQEDLSNLCSIKGIGINNAICLLILFKRYQVENRQQVTALLGFDVKTRQSGTSVYSRGQISKQGNGMMRSMLYMAALNAVRTNLRMKFFYKRLIDRGKPRKVALIAVARKLALIAYAIYKTKEPFKEYVGIYRY